DNA sequence from the Nicotiana tomentosiformis chromosome 3, ASM39032v3, whole genome shotgun sequence genome:
TAATGATTAATTTGTATAACCGAAAGGagtgcaattaattattcaactACAGTAATAATACATAAATGTAATCCTGAGAGGCATTTATACATTTATGAGAAataaaaattgaagaataaatatatctactatataataaaaatattaagtgAAGTCAGGATCCCAacatatttttactatatttgtaaaaaataaaatatttttattgctCTATTAATGCATTTTTAGTCAATTAATTCACAACTCAATTCTTACTCATTTTGTCAAATAGTAATTAAAATAAGAAACATATATAGAATAGATAAATcaatctctgtgggttcgacatcatTCTATACTATTATTTGATAGAGTATGAGTTTAAATTTTATACACGGTAGACACTCGTCAAAGGCATTGTGTTGCCAGGATCAGATGAAACAAAATCCAACACAGGAAACAAGGGATTGCTAGATTTTTTCATATGCTTAAAAGGATAGATGTTCTCCTGGAATATAACATTTCTGTTAACTAGAAATGTCTTTGAGTAGAGATCATACAAGATATAGCCCTCTTGAGTAGATGAGTACCCTATAAGAACTATTGGTATAACTCTAGGAGAAAACTTGTCATGCACTTTAGGACTAGATGCATAGCACAAACATCCAAATACTCACAGGTGTTGTAGTGAGGGAGAATGCAAATAAAGCATTTCAAATGGGGTCTTGTTCCCTATCACCTTATAAGGAAGCCTATTGATGAGATATACAGCAGTAGTGATACACTCACCCAAGAACTTTAGTGGAATTGAGGCTTGAAATCTAAGAGACCTGGccattttcaaaattattttgtgCTTCCTTTTcaccactccattctgttgtggggTGTAAACACATGAACTCTGATGCATGATACCAATAGTGGCTAGCAAAGACATAAACTCATTTCTAAAAAATTCACTTCCATTATCAATTTTCAAACACTTCACACTAGTATAAAACATATTTTTTTGTTTTGAGTAAGAAGTCTCTTAACACTACTATTGCTTCAGACTTGGAATTGATTATGAATACCCAAGTATACCTAGAGTAATCATCTACTAAGGTGACAAATAATCTCTTCCCATTATAGGTTGGCACTCTATAGCGTCCCCATACATCACAATGTGCTAATTCAAATACAAACTTAGTAGTTGAGATACTCCGTGAAAAAGACAGTTTGGATTGCTTTGCTAAAGGGAACACAGTACAATGTTCATGAGTACATgacttaaaataactaattataTGGAGCTTCTTTATTATATCTACAGGGGCATGGTGCAGCCTCTTATGCTTAAACCTGTTAAACGGGTCGGGCCGGCCCACTGACAATCCGATTTGACCCGGTTCATCCCGGGTCAGCCTGGTCCGCTAAAGGGGTGGGACGGGTTGGTTAGGGTTAGTAGTTTAGCCGAACGGGGGTGTGCCATTTTTACTAACTGGCTCCCCGGAACCCGGCAAGTCCGGTAACCCACTAATGGGTTTTTACCGGGTTACAACATGGTCCAACCCGGTTACCAT
Encoded proteins:
- the LOC138908044 gene encoding uncharacterized protein, which produces MFYTSVKCLKIDNGSEFFRNEFMSLLATIGIMHQSSCVYTPQQNGVVKRKHKIILKMASPKVHDKFSPRVIPIVLIGYSSTQEGYILYDLYSKTFLVNRNVIFQENIYPFKHMKKSSNPLFPVLDFVSSDPGNTMPLTSVYRSSTPDGHNNLQPSSPVPEETTIPDHSSDLEPAEPPPVNEAPQEGTLSTPKLRKSSGDSRPPLWLQDCVVQSKGSSVLILSQLM